CTCAGATAATGAAAGCAAATATAATTTGTCTTGTCGGAAGGCAAGACCAACACATTCTGAATTAACTTGTATCTTACACTTGCCATCACAAAAATGACAAGCAATAGCGTCATCATCTAATTTAGACACACTTATTAAGTTTCGTTGCAAAGACggtacataaagaacatctCTCAAACAAAGTACAAAGCCACTATGTAATTCTAAATGAAATTCTGCAATGGCTTCGACTTCAGCTTCTACACCGTTTGCAACTTTAATTCTTCTTGAGCCTCTTGGAAGGGTCCTCCTCATACTtgatccctgtaaagaattagcaacatgagtagttgcaccagaatcaatccaccaagtggaTTTGTCATAACTTAAATACAGAGATTCATCTACAAAAGTAATGGTGTCCTCACCCTTTCTTAACAACTCTTTCAGAAATTCTGGGCAGTCCCTTTTGTAGTGCCCTCTCTTTTTgcacttcaggcactggtcttgttCAACTGGAAAATTTTCCCAGTCTTTCTGTGGAGGTGGTCTGGAAGAGCCACTCTCATGCTGATTCTTGGCTGGTGGGAAATGTCTCTTGTTATGCTGGAAGTTCTTATTCTGAAAGTTCTTTTTCTTGTGCTGAACTTGAAAAGCAAGTTCACCACCATTGGAGTTCTTAAGGCGATCTTCTTCTTGAACACACATGCCAATCAGCTTGTCAATTCCCCAATCTTCTGGAAAAGCATTATAGTTGACATGAAATGCCTCAAACGCCTTTGGTAGGGACTTGAAGACCAGCTGAACAATGAACTTTTCTGGCAAAGGCATGTCCATTGTCTTAAGCTTGTTGGCCATGTGGCTCATTTCTAATATATGTTCTCTGATGCCACCGCCAGTGTATTTCTTGGTGATAAGCTGCTCAGCAAGAATGGCAGCATAAGCCTtggaagaaccagtaaactgacTCTTCACCTTTGCTAAATATTCTGAAGCGGTGTGACAATCTGGGATCGCCATCTTGATGGCATCTGAAGTGGAACCCTTCATGACCATAAGACACTTGCGGTTGGAATCATTCCAACGTGTCTTTTCAGCATCATATCTGGTCATAGCAGAGTCATAATTCTTCTCTCGGATAGCCCAAGCAGCAGTTTCTTCATTCTGTGCCCTTACGGGCTTTTCTGGTTCTTGTGGAGCTGGCGTTGTGATGGCCAAATCTATATTGGCCATCGCCAGAGCTATCTCCAATTTCTGGTACCATTTCCCATAGTTGTTGCCATCCAGTTCAGGAATGGCATTCACATAAGTCATAGCATTGGAgcttgaaatttgaattcaaaatttgtgaggacaacaataaatgcatgtatcaacttaacgttggtcaaaattaaaacatgcaATAATCTGTACATTAAATCtaaatcaccgttgggcagagaAAGATATAATGtatacaaaaaattctgaacaaaattataatattgcaatatcaactttggtcagaaattacAACATTATAATATTCTGAAAATTCTGAGAAATAAATTCTATAAGCCTCTATATCaattatctcgttggttcaaattaaCATAGAGACAAAATAAATTCTTTGTAGCGGAaacatataaaattctaaatattcAGAAGCATAATTCTTGTAAATTTCTGCtctaaaaataatacacgtTGGTGCATTTATTTACAGAGATCAAATTCTAAGCAAattcattcaaattcatattcaaaatgcttctgaaataaaagaaaaagcgAATTCTGGTACTATTCATGCGGCCCGAGACGGAAAAACGGCCCACGGCCCGTTTCCGCGCGGCCGCTTCCCCGCGCCTGGGCCCGCGGCCCAGCAGCCGACGGCCGGGCCGCCGAAACGGCCCGCGCGCGCCCTCCGCCTGGGCCTCAATCAGCCCGTTCGCCGGCCGGCAGATGCAGACCATCGGATCTGATCCGATGGCTGCCCGGCCTTCTCGCCGGATCAAAACCGACGTCGGCGACGGGGCGCCCAAACCCTAGGCCCATTTCTTCCCCCTTCCTCCGTTTCTTCCGCCCGCGACTGAGGAGcagcggccgccatggccggtcggagaggaagcggcggcgccgccgccggccccctcgccggcgagcgcgctcACCCGagcgggagcgcgccgccgtcgagcggcctgACGGCGGTGCTCGAGCCCGCGCACCCGATCCGCGACGGACCCAAGCGAGCAGCGGCCCGAGGTGGTTCTatgccggcggtggccggggctCTGGTGCGCGGCGATGGCCGGCGCGCGCAACAGGTAAGCCCGCCGCCTTTTTCTTCTTGGTTTCTTGgattctagggttagggttagggttagggtttctggATTGGGGATCTCGGTCAATCCGAGATCAaatcgaggttctttcttcgatttGCATCGAAACCAATTCTATCTCCTTCTAAACTCTATCCCAAAACCCGATCTATGCACTAGATCGGCGACTGATACCAATGTAAAATACAAAAGTTCTAGGGTTCTACACTGGATCGATTTCTAGGCATACAAGATCGAGTACGGGGATATCTTCTAGTAGATAAACATGGAGTTCATCCTAGTTCTAGTACAACaaaaggagaggagaggaaggtATGGAGATAGAGGTGCAGACCATCCGTGGAAGGGGGCGCAGAGGAGCTCGACCCCGCGGGTGCCATGGCGTCGATGGAGTcgaggatggaggcgaggaagtccgAGTTGGCGAGACGTGGATCCGGCGGCGACGATGGGCAGCGAGGGTACCGGTACCCTTCGGGCCGGTACCGGCACTGACCGGGAACGGCGGCGTCGGTGGAGAACGTCGTGGCGGCGCTGGGGTGCTTCCCGTCGGCCTTGCGCTCCCTTAGATCGGTAGGGTTTGTGGGAGAGGGGTTTGGCAGCGGTCAACTTGGGTGTACGTGCCCCGGCCCCCCTCCTATTCTATATAGCGcaggcgacgggggcccaccagccataatgactgggcgcccccgatcagggcgcgatcAAAGGGGATTTGGCCCGATCTTTGGATCGGGCCTGGAGATCATATCCAACAGTCGACTGTACTTGTACGTAGGAGGGACAAACTTTGAAAAAATATCCACAACAATTTGATGCCAAATTCAACAAGTAGTAGCATACTCTTTTGTGGCTCCAAAAACCAGAAATTGCACGCTCACCACAGCAGAATGGAAACATTCAGTTATAGCCTTATAGGTTTGTACATGTGCTTCTCTTTGTGTACATGCCTCTGAAGCGTGGACAGAATTTCAGTGCAAAGTGGAGGCATGGAAAAAGCAGGGAGGCAGACTGGAAATCTGGAATGCATGAAAAATTCCATTGCATGCATGGCTCTTGTTCGAAATTCAAgcagttccttttttttttaccttctTTAGTTTGATCTCTTTTGACACTCTGACTCCAGTAGCCCAGTTGATGAGGTTGTGATGCTACTTAGAAACACATGATGCTTTGTTCTCCCTGTGGACAGGACAGAGTAGAAAATGGGAAGGAAAAAGACAGCAGCCTTAGGTGTTGTCTAGATCATGTAAAAATTTGGACGGAatttattgtagcaattttcaGGCGAAGATTAGAAGGACTAAATATGAtctaattataaactaattacacggatggatgaaaaatcacgagatgaatctattaagcctaattaatatgtcattagagcatatgttactgtagcagtttagtgtctaatcacagtctaattaggctcattagattcgtatcaTAATTTAAAAgaaaactgtgcaattagtttttttattttatctatatttaattctCTATGTAGGTGCTgcaatattcgatgtgacacttttagaagtttgaattttgaatctaAACAAAGAATCATGCTGTCAGAAAGCAGAACATCACTTCAGGACTTTTATTCTCTATGTACTAGTGGTAGTCAACCTTCTGGAAGCTCTGTTTCTTTGACCTGCTTCTCTACTGTGCATGGCTTGGATTAAAAACAATGCAACTTCAGAAAATCAGAAATGTTCTGACATTCGTTTTTGGAGAACATCACAGTTCTCTTGATAGGAGCTAATTGTGTGCCCATAGTTTTCCCCTTCAAAGGTTTCCACGTTGAATCCAACGGTCTCCCCTGTTCTTGATCATAAGTATGTAAAAATAATTAGAATCTGGACTTCTACATGTTACTTCATTTTTTCTCTTGCTGTGCTCAGACTCCAGTGTGGCCTCCAAATTATTTTCTGACTTCTTTCCATTGAATCAACGTCTGGCTAACGCACAATATGACCTAGATGGAGTTGGTATAAAACAATAATTAGTGAAAGCAACTTGATATCCACCACACAGCGATATTTTAAGTAGTGAACTCATGTGACTATTCTACTATTCTTAGTATAGGATTGCATTATTTGTCACACATTAGTTATTCATAAGTCCCTGACCAATTATTGGTTAGCTGACCCTAGTGTATCAACTGTCTAGTGCCCATTGCTTCATGGCAAAATACTGATGCTAGTGGTGACTGGTGAGCACTGGACTGGGCTTTGGTGCCCCGTCAGTGCCACACTGAACACAAGGATCAGAACTCAACTAAAATATTCTGTCCTAAAATTTATCAGTATTCATCATGCAAATCATGCTTCTGTTTAAGATAACTCCTCATATATTAAACAAAGCTTAAAAGTTGCATTCCATGGATAAGGTCACCTCATCTGGATCCCTGAGCACCAACCTAAGGACTAATCTGCTCCAGCTAGGCACCTACCAAACTACAGTGCCAAGAAAACTTTCTGCACCCAAAGTGGGGAACTAGTGGGAGGAAAGGGGACATAGAAGGGAAATACCATTCATCTATTCAGTTCACAAAGTAGGTCCTGATGGTCACCACTGCTTATGACCAAAAACTTGTGcttcaggaaaaaaaaacttttttaaGTTGAAGGTTGGCTCAAAGCTGGAGAAAAAAACTGAGAATATGTGAGATCCCTTCACCTTTGCTTCCTTGAGGCAAACACTGCCTGGGATTGCTTTTGTACCATTGCAATGTGAAATCAAAGGTAAAAGGTAGTAGACAACTGCAGATATTGGAGAACTTGTTCCTTCCAGAGAGTGAGAAAGCAGCAGGAAACACACAAAAGCAATTAGTTCAGGTCAACTGACAAATCAAATTGgcctcttgttcttcttcttcttctagttGTGCCACTCATTTGCTTTAGACACTGACCAGTAGCTGAGTTAGAAAGTAGTAGTCCTCAGCTAGTGCGCAGAGAGCAGACATGACTGTAGTGGTGCGGTAAAACACTAAAACTGCAGTGACAGTTTGCAGGTAGGAATTATTTTGGACATCATCTACTAGTAGACTACAAGGGGTAAAAGCTACACCCAAGAACACAATGCACCAGTTGCAAGAAAACGACGAACACAGCTTCGTCAGAAACCTTTGAAGGCTCCAACACAGTAGAGAATTGAGATGGACATGAACAGTACATGACCAATGATCAGACGCCCAACTTTCCATCAAGTGCCTGATACTGACAGCCAATTTCTCGTCTGCCCTGATGTGTATGTGCCAATCAGAAACCCATTTGCAGTCAGATGCAGCTGTGATTCAGCAAGGTGCTGCTGCAATGATGGTCTCTCTCTGTTCAGGTTCTTTGCTGGTGCCCGTTTCGATGTGATTGTTCCATAGATGATCGGTGATGCTCCGGTGACGTGTCGATCTCACCATGTCATGCTATTTGCCACCCTCTCTTTTGCCACCCACGATTTCAAAGGAGATGATCGATGGCACCTTGCAGACGTTTTCTGTCATACTGCCAATCAGTGGCTGTAATTACGGAAGGTCCATCAAGTTTCATCTCAAGTTGCTCTCAGTTAGTACTTTTATAGGATAGAGTCCATCTTTCTTAATTGCTTGTATAATTGGACCcactttttcttaaaaaaaagtcAAAAGAATTCTAAAGACCT
The genomic region above belongs to Panicum virgatum strain AP13 chromosome 8N, P.virgatum_v5, whole genome shotgun sequence and contains:
- the LOC120685616 gene encoding uncharacterized protein LOC120685616, producing the protein MTYVNAIPELDGNNYGKWYQKLEIALAMANIDLAITTPAPQEPEKPVRAQNEETAAWAIREKNYDSAMTRYDAEKTRWNDSNRKCLMVMKGSTSDAIKMAIPDCHTASEYLAKVKSQFTGSSKAYAAILAEQLITKKYTGGGIREHILEMSHMANKLKTMDMPLPEKFIVQLVFKSLPKAFEAFHVNYNAFPEDWGIDKLIGMCVQEEDRLKNSNGGELAFQVQHKKKNFQNKNFQHNKRHFPPAKNQHESGSSRPPPQKDWENFPVEQDQCLKCKKRGHYKRDCPEFLKELLRKGIKYEEDPSKRLKKN